One part of the Sulfolobus tengchongensis genome encodes these proteins:
- a CDS encoding sulfurtransferase TusA family protein: MSSLKIYKELDLTSSSCAGPIGELSGVIDELRDGEAVKVILGDEATKKDITLWAKKRGLKIVQETKEGNKYILLVSK; encoded by the coding sequence ATGAGTAGTCTTAAGATATATAAGGAGTTGGATTTGACTAGTTCTTCGTGTGCTGGTCCCATAGGTGAGTTATCTGGAGTTATTGATGAGTTGAGGGATGGGGAGGCTGTTAAGGTAATTCTCGGGGATGAGGCAACTAAGAAGGATATCACATTGTGGGCTAAGAAGAGAGGTTTGAAAATAGTACAAGAAACTAAAGAAGGCAATAAATACATACTACTAGTAAGC